TATCAGAAACTTACGCCGGTGATATCAGAACCTGGACGAGCAGTGATTCTGAATTCTCTAGCGTTTGCTGATAAAGCTAACAAACAAAAAACAAAGAATGTGGATACTCCAAAATGTACACCCATTATTGTGATTTATTCTAGTCACTAGTGATTACAGATTTTTTTTATGTTTTATTTCTTTTTGTAAACCACTAGGTTTTATTTTTTTAGTATTTGAAAATTTATTTTCCTTATTTATGTTTTGTTCCTTGGTTTAGCTGTCATTAAATAGTCTCTGAGAGGAGAGAGTTTTTAAAGTTGAGTTTGTTATCCACCGTTCCTTTCACCTTTTCTTACCGGTATTTTTGGAAACTTTTTAGGATGAGTTTGACATAGACAAACACTAATAATACCATTGCTTAAAAATAAAGCTTATATTACCTTAATGCACATCAATTGGAGACAAAAAAAAAAAATTCAAATATCCATAAATTTAAATTCATTTATTAATTCAGGAAAATATACATGTATCCCCCAAAATATTTCCCCAATTCTATCGTTCGGCATGTTTCTCGTTTATGCTGCATGTGATGCACATGGTGCACCCAGTCTTCATTCAGCAGGATTCATTTTTTTTTTGTAGGAATATGGGAGAATGACTCCCAATTTATTTAAAAAAGAAATCCAAACTTCAGTTTACAAGACGAGTTTGTCGTGGCTGCAACGGTCCAGCAACATCCTCATGAACTAAAACAGCGAACTCAATCGGTGCCACAACAAAACTATGAAAACCAAACGGAAGAGAAAATGCAAGGTTAGCCAAACCATCAGCTAAGCGGTTTGCTTCTCTATACATATGAACGAATCGGACCAGCCAGACCCTTGTCAAGAAGCCATGGCACAAGCGTACCAGGAAAGACAGCGGATGAGTATCCCCAATCCCTATCGTAAGAAACTCCATCACCATCATAGAATCGACCTCTACCTCCAGCTTTCTCACCTCTTTCTCCCAAGCAACCACTAAACTATAGTACACACCCCATAACTCCGCTAGTGGTGCCGTACAACTACCTATATTAATCGCAAAACNNNNNNNNNNNNNNNNNNNNNNNNNNNNNNNNNNNNNNNNNNNNNNNNNNNNNNNNNNNNNNNNNNNNNNNNNNNNNNNNNNNNNNNNNNNNNNNNNNNNNNNNNNNNNNNNNNNNNNNNNNNNNNNNNNNNNNNNNNNNNNNNNNNNNNNNNNNNNNNNNNNNNNNNNNNNNNNNNNNNNNNNNNNNNNNNNNNNNNNNNNNNNNNNNNNNNNNNNNNNNNNNNNNNNNNNNNNNNNNNNNNNNNNNNNNNNNNNNNNNNNNNNNNNNNNNNNNNNNNNNNNNNNNNNNNNNNNNNNNNNNNNNNNNNNNNNNNNNNNNNNNNNNNNNNNNNNNNNNNNNNNNNNNNNNNNNNNNNNNNNNNNNNNNNNNNNNNNNNNNNNNNNNNNNNNNNNNNNNNNNNNNNNNNNNNNNNNNNNNNNNNNNNNNNNNNNNNNNNNNNNNNNNNNNNNNNNNNNNNNNNNNNNNNCCATCTGCGGTCTTGGATTCTCATCTCTTGTAAGCAAGGCGTATGCAAACTTCACCGTAAACTGCCCATTCAGAGTCTGCCCCATGCCAAACGGTCCTTTGCTCTAGTAACAGTATCAACTACTACTGCCATAAGCTCTAGTCTTCTCTCAGCTGTTACCAACGGGGTAATTCTATCAAAATCCCAACCTCCACCTTCCCCTCACATATCTCTAACTGATATATCTTCATATCCTTATGGAAGCCCTGCAATCACTTCAGTCATGAGTGGTTGGCCTGCTATCCAACTATCCGTCCAGAACTTGATATTTCTCCCATTACCAGTGACCCAGCTATGGCCCACAAAAACCACTTCTCTTATCCCCATTACCACACTTTTCCATGTTGACGAGCTAGAGCTACTCCCTACCATCCAATATGTGTCATGTATGTCCTCCACACCGTACTTACTTTGTAAAACTTTGGCCCATAAGCTCTCAATATCGTGTAACAGACGCCATCCCACTGTAGCTAACAAGGCTTTGTTCATATCTCTTGACACCCTGATCCCCAAACCTCCGGCCGCCTTCGGCTTGTATATTTTATCCCCAGAGACTAAGTGTTGTCCATTTCCCCACACAAAGCTCCTCGCTAGGCTATCAAGCTTCTCCAGTATACCCACTGGCATGCTAATTGTACTCATCGTATGCACTGGGATTGATGACAGAACAGACTTTGTCAATGTTACCCTTCCTACAAGGCTTAATGTTTGTTTCTTCCATCCTGCTAGCCGTGAAGCTACTTTCTCCAGTACCTCCCCAAAAGTATCTTTATTAATTCTTTTCTGTAGTATCGGCATCCCCAAGTATTTTTCCAACTCCTTTGTTGATGCAATGCCACTTTCTATGCTTATTCTCTCCCCTCTTCCTCTAGAGACATTATTAGAAAAGAAAATCTTTGATTTCTTGGAGGCTTACTTTCTGACCAGAGGCTTTACAAAACTTCTCCAACACTTTCCTGATCACTCGAATCTGCGTCACCGATGCCTCTGCAAATAGGATTAGATCATCTGCAAAGCAAATGTGAGATAGCTGTGGACCACCTCTCGACAATCTTATTGGTTTCCATCTTTTATCCTCCACTGCTTTCTCAATCAGTTGACATAATCTCTCCATGCATAAGACAAGGATCACCTTGTCGCAGTCCTCTTGATGGCTTAAACGGCTCAAATTTTTTCCCATTCCACAAAATACACATTGATGGACCAGACACACATATTCCATAATCCTCTTGACTCAATTCTCAGACAAACCAGCAGCCCTTAGTGTATCTTCTAGAAAATCCCAACGCATCCTATCATATGCTTTCTCCAAATCTAGTTTCAGCAGCATCCAACCCTTGCGGCCTTGCTTCTTTTTCATCGAATGAACAGCTTCCTGAACCACAACAATGTTATCCGCACTCAATCTACCCGGGATGAAACTAGACTGAGCAGGACCAATCAGTTTAGGCATAATACTCTTCAGTCTCCCTACCATGGCCTTCGTGATAGTTTTAAACAACACGTTGCAGAGACTTATCGGTCGAAACTGAGTAATATACTCAGGTTCCGTCACTTTCGGAATTAGCACCACGAGTGAATCATTAGTATTCTCCGGCAACTTCCCCGTCTCAAAGAAAAGAAGGACAAACCTGATCACAGATGCACCAACTTTCTCCCAACACCTCTGATAGAAAACTGGTTGAAAACCATCCGGACCTGGTGCCTTGAAGCTGCCCATAGCTATCACCGCGTTCTCTACTTCCTCTGCAGAAAACGTTTTGTCAAGATCCATTTTCTCTTGTCTTGTAAGCCCCACAAATCTCCTCTCCATTAGTATTTGTATGTCTGTATCCACGTCTTCCAGAGAATATAGTTTTCTGAAATAATCCACCGTTAGCTTCTCAAGTTCTTTTGCATCTGATACCCACTGAGTTTCATCTTTCTTTAGCATCTCCACTCGATTTCGCTTTCTCCTAATGATTGTCGACATATGAAAGAACTTGGTATTTCTATCTCCATGCACACACCACTTCTCCCGCTACTTTTGGAGCCAGAGCACTTCTTCTTGCTCGAGGACGATCTCAAGTTCTTTAAAAGCTCTCCCTCCTTTACCAAGATCTCATCAGAGAGGTCTTGCTCAATTTTGTCTTGTATCTCTGTAATCTCCATCAACAAGTCCTCTTTCGGTCTTTGGACATTTCCGAAAACTTCTCTGTTCCACTTTCGGAGTGTCACTTCCAACCTCTGCAAAGCCTCTCTTGTATCAATATCACGATCCCATGAAGCTGTTAGCAAGTCTTGAAACTCATTGGTTTTAGCCATGCCCCCTCAAAACGAAATGGACGTCGACGTGCATCACCCTTAACCTCCGGTGTGAGCTGTAGATACAAAGGAGCGTGGTCTGATGCTAAGAAAGGTAAATGCCTCACACTTGCCTCCTGCCACCTGAGTCTAGACTGGGCACATCATAATATTCTATCCAGCCTCTTCGCTACAAATGTGCTTTCAGTTTTCCCTCTTTTCCATGTGAATTGATTGCCATGAAATCCCATATCAATCAGTGACATATCATGTACCCAATCACCAAACTTTAGAGAATCCTCAGATAATTTCCCATTCCCACCACTCCTTTCATCTATCCTCACTATTGTATTAAAGTCTCCCCCAACGAACACCGGACCCTCCGCATTACGCAAAACTTCTTCTAAAGTAGCCCATAAGCCACTTCTACGGCTCGGTGAAGGAGCCGCATACACAACAATCAGATTAATCACCTCTGCTCCATTCCCGATTCGAGCATGTATAAACTGATCCGACGACTTGACCACCTCAAGCTCTCCAATCTCCTCCCTCCATAACAGTCATAAACCTCCACTCTAGCCACACGCATCCACCCGAAACGAGTTCTCAAATCCTAGACCACGACAAATCTGGCCTGCCGCTTCTCCACCAGCATGAGTTTCAAAAACAGCAAGGATATCTGTCTTGAACTTCTTCACCAAATATCTAATCGATCTTCGAAATTGGGGTTTATTTGCCCCCCGACAATTCCACATAATGCACTTCATCAGATCTTTATAATCAATAGATAGAATCACCGGGGCAAAATGTTATGCCACCACACTCTCCAGGACTTTTCGTCCTTGGCTCGCACTAACTTCTGCCTCATCCAACTCCAGATTATCAATCTCTGCAAGTTGCTCCTGAGCGTTGTCTTTATCGTACACATGCCCAGAATTCTTCTCATTTCTGTCTAGCTCCCCATCTCCTGCGAAAACACCACCTGGTCGGCCGACATTTTCCTTCTCTACTCGTAGTCTCTTTCCTCTCGCCGACAGGCCACTCTCCCCACTTATTGGGCCAAACACCAAACCCCGCATAGGCCCAACATTTCTCAGTTTGGTCTTAGGAGGATTTGGGCCTCTCATGTTGCTAATTTTCTTATCTTTTGGACCCAATCGAGCTGGTTGTTGGTTCCCTCTGTTCCCATTCTTTCCAAACGAGAATTCCTTCCCAGTCTCTTTGCTCGCTCCTCCAGAAACTATATTAGTAGTATTCTCATTTTCTTTATTCTCTTCTCTATTCCCACTCTCCTCCACTTGTTCCTCCATATCCTCCTCCACATTCAACCCTCCAAACCTATTCGAAACCCTTATCTCCTCCGACATACTCTCTTGACGAGCCCCCCGACTTTTACTACCGATCAACGTCTTATTTCCTACCATCTCCCTACTTTCATTACTCCGCAGTGTAACTCCTCTATGCATATTCTGAGTTAGCTCTTTCTTCGCCTGTCTCACTGGGATAAAATCTGTATCCATACCTGCAACCTCCGTATTCTTTTGTGTCATGTCCACTGGAACAACCGCATTTATAGGATTTTCCTCCAGTACCTTACGTGGGCATGAATAGGCTAGATGTCCATACATACCACATGACGAGTAGTTCGTCGAGATTCCTTCATATGATACGCAGTACCTCTCACCATTAATCATCATTGTCCCTTTCAATGGCTTATTAAGGTTAACCTCCACACAAATTCTCGTAAATCTAGCTCTTTCAACTTTTAGCGTGGTGCAGTCAACCTTAATCGGTTTTCCTAACCCCTTGGCAATCCCCATCAGTATCGTTTTATGATAAAAATTAACTGGGATATGTGCTAAACGAACCCAAACCGGTGTCGTAACTATCTCATCCCTCAGCGGATCAAACTCAGGTGTCCATGCTTGCACCATAAGGTAACTCCCAAAAGCCCTCGATGGGCCACCTGATAGCACATTCATATACTCCTCCTCTACTCCAAAACGAACCATGAAAAAATTCTTCGGGAGATCCATCACAAACATTGATCCCGCAGGTTTCCATAGCTCCTTCAGCCTTCTCGTTAAGCTCAATAATGGGATACTCCTCCCCAAGACCTTAACAATCATACATCTCTTCCATAAACCATTCATAGCAATCAAAACCTCCTCTCCAATCGTTATCACCGGTTCTCCATCCTCACCATTCGGGAACTCTAGTTTCAGATTTGATTCCACAAAAGACTCGTCCACAATCTCCTCCGGTACAGGCATCCCTCCTTCATGGCACCCTAATACCTTCTTCACCCAAGAGTCTGGAGCATCCGGTGGATCTCCGGGCGGTCTCCCATGATCCCCGATCTCCTCCATATTCTCATCCTGCACTTCCTCACCCAAAACCCTAAAATCACCACTCAGAGCCCTAGCCGTCATATTTTTTCTAACCTATTTTCCGCGGATTCAGCAGGATTCATGTCGATACGGTTTTATCTTTGTAGATATCTAAACCTTTTAATTAATTGTTTTAGTTTCGTTAGTTCAAAAAAAAAACTAAAAATTCTTCTTGAATACCAAAGACACATAAATTAATAAGTTTGGGTATGAAGGAAGTCATGGTGAATGTAGTTTTGGCTAGGGAACATGAGGATATGCAAGAATAGCACTATCTTTCTCTACCACTGTGGGAACAAACACTGGTTATGATGTATGTCTTGTAGAATTTTATGAGAATGCATGGTGTGGTTTATAGTGATCCGACTTATAGAGGATCGAAATCTGAGCAAGAGTGTAACATTTCGAGTTGTTATATATGATATATGGAAGAGCTTAAGAAAATTGATTTGCTACCTACATCACCAAAGTGCGCTTACCTTTTCTGGTATACATCCGTTTAGAACTTCAGAGTTAATCGTATTTGAACTGGAGTAATGAAATGATAAGTGACCTATCGGAAAGTGATTCACGATAGCGTGCGAGTGAGGCCAAAACGCGGAAAAATGTCATGCGATGATTGCATGGATCAGTAAACAATAATTTCGAGCCTTCGGAAAATTAACGCACCGCTCGTCAAATGGGATAGGGCCCACAGGTCAAGTGAGCGGGCGTGGATGGCCCATTAGCCGTGGGCAGTCGGAACGTAACAAGTGGTATCAGAGCTGCTTAGCCATCTCGATTCTGACCCGAGAGGCGTCTTGAGACATGTCATGGGGCGCAACGAGTACGTTGTGTTCTTTGAGAGGGGGTGAATTGTAACATTCCGAGTTATGATATATGGAAGAGCTTAAGAGAATTATTTGGCTACATATGTCACCAAAGTTCGCTTACATTTTACGACATACATATGTTTAGAACTCTAGATTTAAGCATGCTTGAACTGCAGTAGTGGAAGGATGGGTGACCTATATATCGGAAAGTGATTCATGATAGCGTGCGAGTGAGGCCAAAGAACGGAGAAATCCATGTGGTGATTGCAAGATCAGTAAACAATAATTTCGACCCTTCGGAAAATTAACGCACTGCTCGTCCCACGGGTCGAGTGAGCGGGCGTGGATGACCCATTAGCTGTGGACGGCCGGAGCGTCACGAGTGAATTACACAGAGAC
This genomic interval from Brassica oleracea var. oleracea cultivar TO1000 chromosome C2, BOL, whole genome shotgun sequence contains the following:
- the LOC106324423 gene encoding uncharacterized protein LOC106324423 — its product is MEEIGDHGRPPGDPPDAPDSWVKKVLGCHEGGMPVPEEIVDESFVESNLKLEFPNGEDGEPVITIGEEVLIAMNGLWKRCMIVKVLGRSIPLLSLTRRLKELWKPAGSMFVMDLPKNFFMVRFGVEEEYMNVLSGGPSRAFGSYLMVQAWTPEFDPLRDEIVTTPVWVRLAHIPVNFYHKTILMGIAKGLGKPIKVDCTTLKVERARFTRICVEVNLNKPLKGTMMINGERYCVSYEGISTNYSSCGMYGHLAYSCPRKVLEENPINAVVPVDMTQKNTEVAGMDTDFIPVRQAKKELTQNMHRGVTLRSNESREMVGNKTLIGSKSRGARQESMSEEIRVSNRFGGLNVEEDMEEQVEESGNREENKENENTTNIVSGGASKETGKEFSFGKNGNRGNQQPARLGPKDKKISNMRGPNPPKTKLRNVGPMRGLVFGPISGESGLSARGKRLRVEKENVGRPGGVFAGDGELDRNEKNSGHVYDKDNAQEQLAEIDNLELDEAEVSASQGRKVLESVVA